ACGCACGAATCTACTTGTTTTAGTCCGCGTTTTTGCACGTTATTAGTATTTGATAACAACACCAATGCAGTTTGGTGTTGTTAAGCTAATTAAATTTGAATCAAATTTAGGAAAAACCATACAAACAGGCAGACTTACTATTAACATGAAGAGGTTTTTTATTCTTAACCTATTGTGGTGCTATTTTACTTTTTCATTGATGGCACAAGTTCCCAAAGAAAAAGGGCTACAAGCCATTGACATCAATACTTGTCAAGGACAGCTCGAATTCTTAGCATCCGACTGGATGGAAGGCAGGGAGGCTGGTCAGAAAGGGGGATATATGGCTGCTGATTATCTCGCCAGCATGTTCAAAGTATTTGGATTATCTCCAGCTGGTGATTCTATCAATGGCACTCCTACCTATTTTCAGACATTCAATGTAATCGAATACAAAGCCGCTAAGGAGCAAGCCTTTGAAGTAATACATGCGACAAAAACAGGCAAAAGCACTCAAAAACTCACCTACCATACTGACTTCATTATAGATGTATCAAGTATTGGTATTGATGTAGAAGCACCCTGGTTTTTGTCGGATATGGGCTGGACACGGAGGAATACAGCGATTACCAAAAAATCCAAGTGAAAGACAAAATTGTCATTAGGCTTACTGGTTTTCCTGGACATTCAGACTCTCTCTCAACTGGTTTCAAATTGTTCGCTTCTTATACACCAAAACAGCTTCGCAAAGCAAAGGATGAGGCAGCTATTAACAATGGTGCTTTAGCCGTAATTGAATTTACGCCTGAGCAAGATGTCATGTCCAGCAAATGGACTGCAAATGCACCTTTTCGTTATAACCGATCCTATTATGAAGGAGATTCCCAATTACCTTCTTTCTATGAAACCAAGCTATCTTCAGTAGATCAGCCCGTGAATATTACAGTTGCCCATATTGGCCCTAGAGCTGTCCATAACCTTTTTAAAGATGAAAGCATTGACCTTAAAAAAGGCGAAAAACAAGCAGCTAAAACACTTGTTCCATTCTCTCAAAATCTGAATGGAAAAAAGGTACACCTTTCTACCTCTGTTGATTCTCGCCTAATGGAAGTGAAAAATGTATTGGCGATGATTCCTGGCAAAACAGATGAAATTGTGGTTGTTGGTGCGCATTATGACCATTTGGGAAAACATGGTGGATATATTTTCAATGGAGCTGATGACAATGCTTCGGGGTCAGTAGCGGTCACGTCTATTGCGAAAGCATTCATTGCATCAGGAGTACAACCTGAACGCAGTGTGATATTTGCCCTGTGGACAGCAGAAGAAAAAGGGCTACACGGCTCTCGGTATTTCACACACCATTTCCCTAAAATGGAAAAAGTAAAAATGTACCTTAACTTCGATATGATTGGAAGAAAAGCAGATTGGCATAGCAAAGAGAATGAAGTCAGTATGATTTATACAAAAGGCAACACCCATATTACAAGCACCAATCAGCAAAACTTGGATAAGTACCAACTGGATTTGGGCATCATTGATGGTGCTACAGAAAAAGGTAAAGCAGCCAACAGTGATCAAGTAAATTTCGACGCTTTTGGGGTTCCTTATTTTTGGTACCATACAGGAGGGCATCAACACTACCATCAGGCAGGTGACCACTCCAATGAAATCATGTGGGACAAAATGCTACGAATCATTAAACTGAGCTACTTAAACATTTGGGACTTTGCTCACAACCTATAGTCACTACATTCAATTTGTTACTTTATAAAACTTCACATCACAGATAAATATGGAAAACAACAGCAGAAGAAACTTCATAAAAAAATTATCAGTTGCATCACTAGCTGGAGCATCAATTCCAGCACTTTCATTTGCAATGGAAGGAAAAGCAAAAGGCAACAAACCACTTATGGTCTCTACTTGGAATCACGGAATGGGAGCCAACGAAGCAGGATGGGAAATCCTGAAAAATGGTGGATCTGCCTTAGATGCTGTTGAGGCAGGCGTAAGAGTACCAGAAGGCGACCCAATGGAAAGAAGTGTAGGATTTGGTGGATTACCTGACCGTGAAGGTCGTGTAACTTTGGATGCTTGTATCATGGACCACGAGAGCCAATGTGGTGCCGTAGCCTTTCTACAAGACATCAAGCACCCTATATCGGTTGCAAGACTTGTTATGGAGAAAACGCCTCACGTCATGCTTGTTGGAAAAGGAGCCAAGCAGTTTGCCCTTTCTCAAGGATTCAAAGAAGAAAACCTCTTAACTGAGCAGTCAAGAAAAGACTGGGAAGAATGGAAGAAAAAATCAAAATACCAACCTGTTATCAATATCGAAAACCACGATACTATTGGCTCTCTAGCAATTGACTCAAAGGGCAATCTGGCAGGCGCATGTACCACTTCTGGTGCAGCCTACAAGCTTCATGGTAGAGTAGGCGATTCTCCTATTATTGGCGCCGGATTGTTTGTTGATGGTGAAGTGGGAGCTGCCTGTGCTACAGGTTTGGGTGAAGCCGTAATCAGAACTGCTGGCAGTGCCATTGTCGTAGAGTTGATGAGACAAGGCCTATCACCTAAAGACGCTTGTGAGGAAGCTGTAAAGAGAATCATTCATAAACACAAAGACCTCACTAACCTACAGGTTGGCTTCCTTGCGCTCAATAAGGATGGCGTTTATGGTGGCTATAGCGTCTATGCAGGTTTCAACTGGGCAGTTGTTGACAATAAAGGCGGCAACAGAATGGAAGATGCCGAATACAAAAAGGAATGGTAATACCCCTTCACTCCCTACTTCTTGGTAGGGAGTCTCTCTATTACAACTAAACTTCACACAGACATACATGAAACGTTTCAGCTATTGGGTTTCACTTCTACTTATAGGAATCCTTTCGGGATGTACCAACAATCAACCAACAGAAGAACAAACAAACAACGTACAACTCACCTCATATGTAAATCCTTTTGTCGGGACCGACGGCCCTGGCAATACTTACCCAGGTGCTACAGTTCCTTACGGGATGGTACAACTAAGCCCTGACAACGGATATTCAGGGTGGGACAGAATTGCTGGATATTTCTGGCCAGACACTACTATTGCCGGATTCAGTCATTTACACCTTTCGGGGACTGGTGCCGGAGACCTTTACGACTTACTTTTCATGCCTTTCAACAGTCGTTCAGACAGGGCATTGGTGGAGAATGGTGACCGAAGACCTGCCTCTCTTTTTTCTCATGAGGAAGAACATGCTGAACCGGGTTACTATCAAGTGAAGTTACAAGACTTTGACATCAATGCTGAAATGACAACCAGCAGAAGAGCCGGCATGCAACGGTACACATTTCCTGCTGATAATAAATCTCAGATTGTCCTTAACCTTGGCTATGCACTCAACTGGGATTGGCCTACAGAAACCTTCATAAAAATAGAAGATGACCATACGCTAGTTGGTTACAGGAAATCAGCTGGGTGGGCAGCCAACCAACATGTATATTTTGTTGCACAGTTCGACAAGCCATTTACCTATGAACTTAAGGAAATTGAAGAGCCTAAAGAAAAGAAGAAATACAGAAAGCCTTTTAAAGAGCGATTGATTAAAAGTGCTGAAGTTAAAGGATTGCGCACGAAAGCATACCTTACTTTTGCCACACCTGAGCAGACCACCGTACAAGTCAAGGTAGGTATCTCCTCGAGTAGCATTGAAGGAGCAAAGCAAAACCTCAACACAGAGATTACTGACTTTGATTTCGACAAAGTCAAAACGAATGCATCCAAGGCATGGGAAGATCAACTGGAAAAAATCATTATCAAGTCTGACAACCATACAGAAAAGCAGGTATTCTATACAGCTATGTACCAAAGTATGTTAGCACCTACGCTTTTCTCTGACATTGATGGTAAATACAAAGGAGCTGATGGCAAGATACAAACAGCAAAAGGTTTTGAACGTTACGATACCTTTTCTCTTTGGGATACTTTCCGTGCCGCTCACCCTTTATATACTTTAATCCACACAGACAGGGCTAGAGACATGGTTGCTTCTTTGATGGCTCATTACCGTGAGACGGGCTTACTCCCTGTTTGGTCATTTCAAGGCAACGAGACCAATATGATGATTGGTTATCATGCTGTCCCTGTCATTGTTGATGCCTACACAAAAGGAATACTCAATGACTTTGACGCTGAAGAGCTTTTTCAAGCATGTAAAGCCAGTGCAATGAATACGAAAAACGAGGATATCGCTGCCTACATCAACCATGGCTATGTACCTGTCGTGGAAAAGCACGAACATTGGTCAGTTTCCAAAACACTTGAATATGCCTATGATGACTGGTGTGTGGCCCAACTGGCAAAAGCACTAAACAAGCAGGAAGATTATAAGTACTTCTCAAAGCGCGCTGAAAACTGGCAAAATGTATATGACAGTACATCTACATTTATGCGACCAAAATTAGCTGATGGAGAATTTCAGCAGCCATTTATTCCTAAAGAGTACACAGACCCTTTCTGTGAAAGCAATGCATGGCAATATTTCTGGTTTGTTCCACAAAATGTACAAGGACTAGTAGAGACAGTTGGAGGTAAAGATAAGTTTACTGCAAAATTAGATTCCATGTTCACATTTGACCCGCTTCCAGAAGACAAATTACCTATCTTCTCAACGGGCATGATTGGACAATATGCACATGGCAACGAGCCAAGTCACCACGTAGCTTACCTGTACAATTACATTGGAAAGCCTCACAAAACTCAGGAAATGGTACACAGGATTCTCAAGTCACAATATAAGCCAACACCTGATGGGGTCTGTGGCAATGAGGATTGTGGACAAATGTCAGCATGGTTTATCATGAGTTCACTGGGCATCTACCCAGTCAACCCAGCATCTGGAGTATACGATCTTACAACTCCACTCTTCAGCAACTCAGAAATTTCATTAGGCAATGGACATAAGCTAACCATCAAAACCTCTAAACCACCACAAGATTACCCTTATATTAAATCTGTAAGGCTAAATGGAAAGCCAATTCAGCATTTGCAGGTTAGCCACAAAGAACTTGCAGAAGGCGGCACACTCGAATTTGAATTAACAAACAGTATCCACTAAGTGTAATTCCAACACACTACATTCACTAAAGGCGATTGCAGTTCAAACAATGAACTCGCAATCGCTTTTTTGTTTCATAACACAGACACTCAAGCGCCATTAAGTGCACATTTACCCTCATTCACAAACCAAACACAACACAACAGACACAAACAAACTCCAAACACTGACCAAAAAAGTGAGTAATAAAAATGCCCAAACACACTTAATAGCAAACTTTTAAATAAAAAAACTTCTAAATACCTAACATTAACACTCATAACGAAGTAATCCTATACACGCACAAACACGCATTAAAACGTATAAATAATCAAATAAATGACATTTATTAACGAATATTTCATGCGTATTCTTGACGTTTTATAATCATATACGTACGTTTACGCATCGCTTATCGAAAAGACGCTTTCATGTTAACCAAAAAACTCAATTAAGCGCACATTTACGAAAAGTGACAACAGCATTAATTCATGCGATTACACATGCAAAATCAATAGTTTTTTATTTGGTGAAATTTTTACTCTAAATGGTAAATCTAATGGACAGAAGCAGAAAACTGCTGCTGTTACTGGCTACAATCTTTGCTATAGCTAGTTCGGCATTCGCACAAGAGCGTGTCATCAGTGGCGTCATCACCGACGCAAATGACAACTCACCTTTACCTGGCGCTAGTGTACAGATTAAAGGAACTACTACAGGTACTATCTCAGACTTTGACGGTAGGTTTCAATTAAAAATCGACCAGTCACAACCAACCATTACTATCAGCTATGTTGGCTACCAACCAAAAGAAATAGTATTGGGAGAGAACCAAAGTAATCTTACAATCCAACTAGAAGCTGACGCTGAACAGCTAGATGAAGTAGTAGTTACAGCACTAGGCATCAAAAGAGAGGAAAGATCACTTGGTTATGCAGTATCAGAAGTAAGCTCTGAAGATTTGGGGGTTACAGGTACCAATGCCAACGTAATGAACTCACTGAATGGTAAAGTTGCCGGTGTACAGATCTCTCCAGTAGGTGGTGGCGCTGGCGCTTCTTCAAGAGTTGTTATTCGTGGTAATGCAGTCTTAGGAGGCAGCAACCAACCGCTTTATGTGGTAGACGGTGTACCAATGTCCAACAGTAACTACAAGAATGCTGAAGACAAAGATAATGGCGACGTTGACTCTGGTGATGGTCTCTCTTCTATCAACCCTGATGATGTTGCCTCAGTATCAGTACTGAAAGGCCCTGCTGCTACAGCACTTTACGGCTCAAGAGCAATTAACGGTGTTGTCTTAATTACAACTAAGTCTGGTAAGGACAGAAAAGGATTGGGTATTGACTATTCTGGTGGGGTTACAATAGATATGTTAGGTATTACTCCAAATGAACAAACTCAATATGCACATGGTACTCAAGGAAACCTTCCTAATGACCCTAAGCAAGATTACAGTATGTGGGGACCAAAAATCACTGGTCAAAGCAACAGTAATTATTACGATGGACAGGAGCGCAACCTACAAACTTATGACAACTACAAAAACTTCTTTAGAAATGGTGTAACATTCAACAACAGCATTTCCTTAACTGGAGGTAACGAGTCTTCACAAGTTCGCTTTTCCTACTCTAACCTGAACAACTCAGGTATGGTTGAGAACTCTGACTACAACCGTCACACATTCAACCTACGTGGTACTACTAAGTTAATCAATGAGAAACTAACTCTAGATTCTCGTATCACTTATACGAATCAGTACGCGCTTAACCGTATGGAATTGGGTAACTCAGTAAACAACTACATGGGACAAATGCTCTCAATTCCGACTACATATGATGTAACTTGGTTAAAGAATTATGAAAGTGCAGATGGCAGACCTATTGGATATAACAATAAGGAAATGAACCCTTACTGGACGATCAATAAGGTGAGAAATGAAGATACTCAAAACCGTGTTCTTGGTATGTTATCCCTTAACTACCAATTGACTAACGAACTATCAATCATGGCTAGAGGTGGTACTGACTTCACTTCATGGAGACAAGATGTACTACAACCTCTTTACACTCCTTACTATGACCAAGGCAGAGCATACCAAAGAACAAACCTTGATCGTGAAGACAACTATGACTTCCTAATCAGTTACCACAAAGAGCTTGGCGACTTTGATATCTCTGCCAACGCAGGTGGTAGCTATATGCACCAAACTAGAGAATACAATGATGCAGGTTCATCAGGGTTCTCTTCTCCAACATTCCAAAACCCTGGTGCAGGTAGTGAGCGATATATCGAGTTTAACAAATTTGAGCGCGTAATCAGCTCAGTATATGCAATGGCTTCAATTGGTTACAAAGGCTACTTATTCCTAGATGTAACAGGAAGAAATGACTGGTCTTCTACGCTGCCTGCAAATAATAACTCTTACTTCTACCCTTCAGTAAGTACTAGCTGGGTATTCTCAGATATGGATTGGGACACACCTGACTGGTTATCATTCGGTAAACTGAGAGCTTCATGGGCACAAGTAGGATCTGACACAGACCCTTATAGCTTATTTGTTCAATATGAACTTGATGGACAGGATCATAAGGGTATAAATGTAGGTGGTATTCAAGGTAACCAAATCCCTAACTTTGAACTTAAGCCTGCCATGCAAACTTCTTATGAAGTCGGTTTTGATGTACGTATGTTTAACAGCCGTGTAAACCTTGACCTGTCATATTACAACTCTTCTTCTGTTGACCAGATCCTTGCGGTGGATATTTCTAATGGGTCAGGATTCAACTCAGCATTGATCAATGCAGGTGAAATCAAAAACAGTGGTGTAGAGATGATGTTAAACCTTATCCCTGTACAATCTCAAGACTTTACTTGGGAAGCTACTGTAAACGCTGCATACAACAACAACGAAGTAATCTCACTTTCAGAAGGTGTAGAGCAATACATGTTGCTTCCTACAACTGGTGATGTTTCGGTGCAAGCTCGTCCAAATTCAGCCTACGGCCAAATTATTGGCTCAAAATACAGAAGAGATGATGCAGGCAACATTGTAGTAGATGAAAACGGTTTACCAATGAAAGAAGATGGACTTGATATCATTGGTAATGGTGTCCAACCTTGGATGGCTGGTTTGAGAAATACATTTACATACAAAAATGTTTCATTCGGATTCCTAATTGACGGCAAGTTTGGTGGTGATCTTTATTCAAACACTAACGCAAGTCTCTATGCATCTGGAAAGCACGAAGCAACATTGGTTGGTCGAGATGAATACTACAACGAAGGATACTGGAACCCAGGAGGCTTGGTTACATCTGACGGCGAGGCATTCACTGGAAGCATCGACCCTGAGTTATACTATGGCAGAATATCAGGCATCAGTGAGCAGTTTATTTACGATGCTTCATTCATCAAGCTTCGTGAAGTGATACTAACATATCGTTTACCAAACAAACTGATTGATAAAACACCATTCCGTAATGTTTCATTGTCAGCGGTTGCAAACAACTTGACATACCTGTGGAAAAACACTGAGAACATTGACCCTGAGGCAACTTTCACCAATGGTAACGGTCAAGGTATCGAGGTTTCAAACCTTGCACTTCCAAGAACATTCGGATTTAAGCTTAATGCGAACCTGTAATCGATAACCAATCATGAAATTCAAGTTCAATAAATTTATACTTTCAGCAGCCATCGCTGCATCCGTTCTCTCTTCTTGTACAAATGATTTTGACGAGATCAATGAGAACCCATATACGTCCAACTCACTGGATGAAAAACATCAGTTTACTTATTCACAACTGAAAATGTTTGCCAGTGGCCATGAAGGCTGGAGAGGAAACTTAATCATGTCTAGTAGTTATGCGATGACATCCACTAATGCTTACACAACTGGTGTAGGTTTTGGCACAAGTGATAGTTATACGGAAGCTACATGGAGCTTAATCATGGGTGATGTAGCAAAAAACATCACTGACGTTAATACCAAGTTGGAGGAAGAAAATACAGACAACCATAACGACGCCAAATTGGCACAATCGACAGTGGTAAAAGTAGTTAATTTCCTTCGCCTAACATCTCTTTATGGAGACATCCCTTACTCTGAAGCAGGCAAAGGTTACTCAGAGAAAGTATTCTACCCTAAATATGATGCCCAAAAGGACGTCCTTTATGCGATGGTCGATGAACTAAAAGAGGCAAGATCAAAATTTGCTGATGCAAATCTGGAGCTGTTCAACTACGACTTGTACTATGAAGGCAATGCTAGCAATTGGGCTAAGTTAACTAACAGCTTGCTAATGCGTATTGGCTTGATGATGTCAGCAGCCGACCCAGGAAAAGGGCAAGAGGTTTTTGCTGAAGCATATAACGACAGCAACGGATATATTCAGTCTCTAAATGAATCATGTATGGTAGAACATACAGAGAATGGTGGAGCATGGGGACAGCATATCAATGGTGCTGGTGTTGCTATGCAAGGTAGAGTTGGTGGTTTCTCGTACACATTTATGAGTGACACTACACTTAGACTTATGCAAGAGAAACAAGACCCAAGAATTTTCTGGGTATGTGGTCAACTGGATTACTCTTCTGGTACAGCTACTGTAATTACAGATATTCCAAACTTTGATCCTTTTGCTATGGCTGAAAGCTCTGCTTCAGAACCATTCAAGCCTGTTCACTATCGAGGGATGAAATACGGAAACAGAGGAGATGCTAGCCGAGGTCTATTCAAAGTGGGAGATGGAATAAAACAGCTAGGATTCCATACTACAACCAATGAAGGTGTCTTAACAACCACTAATGGACGTGAGTATAAAAAAGACGGTCAGTTTGCACTACTTACAGGATTGAACCCTGAAACTATCCTAAATGCTACTTCACCTTCTACTGTAATGGGTGCTGACGAAGTACAATTTATGATCGCAGAAGCAATTAACAGAGGTTGGATTGGTGGCGATGCATCAGCTGCCTTTGAAGACGGTGTGAGAAAGGCAATCAT
This portion of the Limibacter armeniacum genome encodes:
- a CDS encoding M28 family metallopeptidase, whose product is MKDKIVIRLTGFPGHSDSLSTGFKLFASYTPKQLRKAKDEAAINNGALAVIEFTPEQDVMSSKWTANAPFRYNRSYYEGDSQLPSFYETKLSSVDQPVNITVAHIGPRAVHNLFKDESIDLKKGEKQAAKTLVPFSQNLNGKKVHLSTSVDSRLMEVKNVLAMIPGKTDEIVVVGAHYDHLGKHGGYIFNGADDNASGSVAVTSIAKAFIASGVQPERSVIFALWTAEEKGLHGSRYFTHHFPKMEKVKMYLNFDMIGRKADWHSKENEVSMIYTKGNTHITSTNQQNLDKYQLDLGIIDGATEKGKAANSDQVNFDAFGVPYFWYHTGGHQHYHQAGDHSNEIMWDKMLRIIKLSYLNIWDFAHNL
- a CDS encoding GH92 family glycosyl hydrolase — translated: MKRFSYWVSLLLIGILSGCTNNQPTEEQTNNVQLTSYVNPFVGTDGPGNTYPGATVPYGMVQLSPDNGYSGWDRIAGYFWPDTTIAGFSHLHLSGTGAGDLYDLLFMPFNSRSDRALVENGDRRPASLFSHEEEHAEPGYYQVKLQDFDINAEMTTSRRAGMQRYTFPADNKSQIVLNLGYALNWDWPTETFIKIEDDHTLVGYRKSAGWAANQHVYFVAQFDKPFTYELKEIEEPKEKKKYRKPFKERLIKSAEVKGLRTKAYLTFATPEQTTVQVKVGISSSSIEGAKQNLNTEITDFDFDKVKTNASKAWEDQLEKIIIKSDNHTEKQVFYTAMYQSMLAPTLFSDIDGKYKGADGKIQTAKGFERYDTFSLWDTFRAAHPLYTLIHTDRARDMVASLMAHYRETGLLPVWSFQGNETNMMIGYHAVPVIVDAYTKGILNDFDAEELFQACKASAMNTKNEDIAAYINHGYVPVVEKHEHWSVSKTLEYAYDDWCVAQLAKALNKQEDYKYFSKRAENWQNVYDSTSTFMRPKLADGEFQQPFIPKEYTDPFCESNAWQYFWFVPQNVQGLVETVGGKDKFTAKLDSMFTFDPLPEDKLPIFSTGMIGQYAHGNEPSHHVAYLYNYIGKPHKTQEMVHRILKSQYKPTPDGVCGNEDCGQMSAWFIMSSLGIYPVNPASGVYDLTTPLFSNSEISLGNGHKLTIKTSKPPQDYPYIKSVRLNGKPIQHLQVSHKELAEGGTLEFELTNSIH
- a CDS encoding isoaspartyl peptidase/L-asparaginase family protein, producing MENNSRRNFIKKLSVASLAGASIPALSFAMEGKAKGNKPLMVSTWNHGMGANEAGWEILKNGGSALDAVEAGVRVPEGDPMERSVGFGGLPDREGRVTLDACIMDHESQCGAVAFLQDIKHPISVARLVMEKTPHVMLVGKGAKQFALSQGFKEENLLTEQSRKDWEEWKKKSKYQPVINIENHDTIGSLAIDSKGNLAGACTTSGAAYKLHGRVGDSPIIGAGLFVDGEVGAACATGLGEAVIRTAGSAIVVELMRQGLSPKDACEEAVKRIIHKHKDLTNLQVGFLALNKDGVYGGYSVYAGFNWAVVDNKGGNRMEDAEYKKEW
- a CDS encoding SusD/RagB family nutrient-binding outer membrane lipoprotein, with the translated sequence MKFKFNKFILSAAIAASVLSSCTNDFDEINENPYTSNSLDEKHQFTYSQLKMFASGHEGWRGNLIMSSSYAMTSTNAYTTGVGFGTSDSYTEATWSLIMGDVAKNITDVNTKLEEENTDNHNDAKLAQSTVVKVVNFLRLTSLYGDIPYSEAGKGYSEKVFYPKYDAQKDVLYAMVDELKEARSKFADANLELFNYDLYYEGNASNWAKLTNSLLMRIGLMMSAADPGKGQEVFAEAYNDSNGYIQSLNESCMVEHTENGGAWGQHINGAGVAMQGRVGGFSYTFMSDTTLRLMQEKQDPRIFWVCGQLDYSSGTATVITDIPNFDPFAMAESSASEPFKPVHYRGMKYGNRGDASRGLFKVGDGIKQLGFHTTTNEGVLTTTNGREYKKDGQFALLTGLNPETILNATSPSTVMGADEVQFMIAEAINRGWIGGDASAAFEDGVRKAIMKYPSLYPGQTTVDKLIAAYNTHLTDEGEPVYNWSASVENYIQDQVAEFGTASQDAQLEMIVYQHWMSQIGNGQRAFALWNRTHLPSFVKAKLTEEDMSVQLPVYEIPAGLSEEEQKAFDPLTEYASTGDASIFTTSNFEKVELHTGGNTAGVRPTRFPYPNRELTVNAANANEAMQRQGSTGGDDSFISIPQWFSHK
- a CDS encoding zinc-binding metallopeptidase family protein, translated to MKRFFILNLLWCYFTFSLMAQVPKEKGLQAIDINTCQGQLEFLASDWMEGREAGQKGGYMAADYLASMFKVFGLSPAGDSINGTPTYFQTFNVIEYKAAKEQAFEVIHATKTGKSTQKLTYHTDFIIDVSSIGIDVEAPWFLSDMGWTRRNTAITKKSK
- a CDS encoding SusC/RagA family TonB-linked outer membrane protein, with the translated sequence MDRSRKLLLLLATIFAIASSAFAQERVISGVITDANDNSPLPGASVQIKGTTTGTISDFDGRFQLKIDQSQPTITISYVGYQPKEIVLGENQSNLTIQLEADAEQLDEVVVTALGIKREERSLGYAVSEVSSEDLGVTGTNANVMNSLNGKVAGVQISPVGGGAGASSRVVIRGNAVLGGSNQPLYVVDGVPMSNSNYKNAEDKDNGDVDSGDGLSSINPDDVASVSVLKGPAATALYGSRAINGVVLITTKSGKDRKGLGIDYSGGVTIDMLGITPNEQTQYAHGTQGNLPNDPKQDYSMWGPKITGQSNSNYYDGQERNLQTYDNYKNFFRNGVTFNNSISLTGGNESSQVRFSYSNLNNSGMVENSDYNRHTFNLRGTTKLINEKLTLDSRITYTNQYALNRMELGNSVNNYMGQMLSIPTTYDVTWLKNYESADGRPIGYNNKEMNPYWTINKVRNEDTQNRVLGMLSLNYQLTNELSIMARGGTDFTSWRQDVLQPLYTPYYDQGRAYQRTNLDREDNYDFLISYHKELGDFDISANAGGSYMHQTREYNDAGSSGFSSPTFQNPGAGSERYIEFNKFERVISSVYAMASIGYKGYLFLDVTGRNDWSSTLPANNNSYFYPSVSTSWVFSDMDWDTPDWLSFGKLRASWAQVGSDTDPYSLFVQYELDGQDHKGINVGGIQGNQIPNFELKPAMQTSYEVGFDVRMFNSRVNLDLSYYNSSSVDQILAVDISNGSGFNSALINAGEIKNSGVEMMLNLIPVQSQDFTWEATVNAAYNNNEVISLSEGVEQYMLLPTTGDVSVQARPNSAYGQIIGSKYRRDDAGNIVVDENGLPMKEDGLDIIGNGVQPWMAGLRNTFTYKNVSFGFLIDGKFGGDLYSNTNASLYASGKHEATLVGRDEYYNEGYWNPGGLVTSDGEAFTGSIDPELYYGRISGISEQFIYDASFIKLREVILTYRLPNKLIDKTPFRNVSLSAVANNLTYLWKNTENIDPEATFTNGNGQGIEVSNLALPRTFGFKLNANL